One part of the Lepeophtheirus salmonis chromosome 14, UVic_Lsal_1.4, whole genome shotgun sequence genome encodes these proteins:
- the LOC139907238 gene encoding protein FAM200A-like: MIGRYRGFISFLKKAVPGVLTVHCVIHRQHLVAKHLSGRLHKSINTVIISVNKIKAHSLNSRLFRQLCIDNDEEFDRLLLHTEVRWLSKRNCLKRFYSLFDTVVEFFQESNIGLCHDLKKIKNDIAYLSDIFLKFNEINLQLQGNDANLIKVKSVISTFRSKCKLFKRNLARHELYQFPSLCELDKEKKISDDDLQVYCAHIEELQRYMNERYQYILGLKIPDWVINPLLEVSSEETREVEEELVSIKNDIELSPKFKISYQDFWLQKKISDLYPVLWNRVKIYLIAFPTSYLVERAFSVVTMLLSKQRNKLRITERGDLRLLPSEFQPDVDKLIFLHQVHPSH, translated from the coding sequence ATGATAGGTCGTTATCGTGGCTTCATCAGTTTCTTGAAGAAAGCCGTACCTGGTGTACTTACAGTGCACTGTGTAATTCACAGGCAGCATCTGGTAGCAAAACACCTTAGTGGTCGActtcacaaatcaattaatactgttATCATATCAGTAAATAAGATCAAGGCACATTCCCTCAATTCCAGACTGTTTCGACAGCTTTGCATTGATAATGATGAAGAGTTTGATCGTTTATTGCTACACACAGAAGTTAGATGGCTATCAAAGAGAAACTGCCTCAAACGATTCTATTCTTTGTTTGATACAGTTGTTGAATTTTTCCAAGAATCTAATATTGGGCTatgtcatgatttaaaaaaaatcaagaatgatATTGCCTATTTGTCAGATATATTCctaaaattcaatgaaattaatttgcaatTGCAAGGAAATGATGCCAATCTTATAAAAGTCAAATCGGTTATCTCCACTTTCCGGTCTAAGTGTAAATTATTCAAACGAAATTTAGCACGTCATGAACTTTACCAATTTCCAAGCCTTTGTGAAttggataaagaaaagaaaatatctgaTGATGACCTTCAAGTGTATTGTGCTCATATAGAAGAGTTGCAAAGATACATGAATGAAAGATATCAGTATATATTAGGGCTAAAAATACCAGACTGGGTTATCAATCCATTACTAGAAGTCAGTAGTGAGGAAACAAGAGAGGTGGAAGAAGAATTAGTTTCAATCAAAAACGACATTGAGCTAAGTCCAAAGTTCAAGATATCCTATCAAGAtttttggctacaaaaaaaaatatctgacctCTATCCAGTATTATGGAACAGGGTCAAGATATATTTGATTGCTTTTCCAACGTCATATCTGGTAGAACGGGCCTTCAGTGTAGTTACTATGCTGCTTTCCAAACAAAGGAACAAACTTAGAATTACCGAACGTGGGGATCTACGTCTTCTTCCTAGTGAGTTTCAACCTGATGTGGATAAACTAATATTCTTACACCAAGTACACCCATCCCATTAG
- the LOC121129481 gene encoding zinc finger BED domain-containing protein 5-like — translation MCSSTSEQSTDGLRASYNIALIIARSGKPHTIGEELILPAVREVVHTVVHKSLDQIMKSISLSINSVQRRIDEMAENVEDKLCNILAATEFSSQLDESTLPGNESLLLAYVRFVKDEKLVKELLFARQLITH, via the coding sequence atgtgttcGAGCACTTCAGAACAATCCACTGACGGTTTGCGTGCTTCATACAACATAGCTTTGATCATTGCTAGATCTGGTAAGCCTCACACAATTGGGGAGGAGCTTATTCTGCCTGCAGTAAGAGAGGTTGTGCACACTGTTGTACATAAATCACTGGACCAAATTATGAAATCTATATCTCTCAGTATTAATTCAGTTCAAAGAAGAATAGATGAAATGGCTGAAAACGTAGAAGATAAATTGTGTAACATTCTTGCCGCAACCGAATTTAGTTCGCAATTAGATGAGTCCACTTTACCAGGAAATGAATCCTTGCTTCTTGCTTATGTTCGTTTCgtcaaagatgaaaaattgGTAAAAGAACTGTTATTTGCTAGACAACTTATAACACACTAA